Part of the Zingiber officinale cultivar Zhangliang chromosome 8A, Zo_v1.1, whole genome shotgun sequence genome, GGTGTTCCACGGCATATGGAAGAAAGGGATAGATTTTCAGTTCTCTCTAGGTATCTGTTTCAACAAGTCCATTTGGTTCTGTTCTCAGTGGGTAACCATCATGAGTCTTTCGTAAATTCTAATTCTACTATGCATCAGTTCTAGGTACTGCTTGGTTGCAAGTAAGCAGATGGTAGGCATATTTCTGACAATTTGGGTGCAAAGTGAAATTAGAAGCAACATAAAGAACTTGAAGGTATCCTGCGTCGGGAGGGGATTAATGGGCTATCTTGGAAACAAGGTAATTGCTTTAGTTCACATTTTGTCTCATATTTTAGAAAACACATGCTACATTCTGTGTTAGAAGTGAAATCTTTGTCCTACACCTTCCATTTATCTGAAAAACATTTGTAACTATTTTTTTCCCCTCTTTTCTAACATCTATGTAATCCTTACTCAGCTTGTCCTAATAGAATGTTCACCTCTACCTGTAGGGTTCAATCGCAATTAGCATGTTATTGCACCGAACAAGCTTTTGCTTCATCTGTACTCACCTAACCTCGGGAGAGAAAGAAGGGGATGAACTACGGAGGAACTCAGACGTGATTGAGATATTAAGGAAAACAAAATTTCCTCGGGTGCACAAAGCATTCAACGAAATGTCTCCTGAAACAATCCTTGATCATGAGTAAGATTGATGTTCACAATTTGCTATCTTATTTGCTCATATTTCTCTGATATTAACAAAAGGAATGAATCTATGATCATAATTCtctcatttcttttcttttgttagtCGCATCATGTGGCTTGGTGACTTGAACTACCGTATTGCTCTATCATATCAGTTAGCCAAAGCACTAGTTGAGATGCACAACTGGAGAGCATTATTGGAAAAGGATCAGGTGGTTTGTCCATCCTTTTCTAAGTATCATTTAAATGTTGTGATAACTGCCTAATGTTTCTCCGTGTTGCTTTTGACATATAGATTTTTCAAAAGTATGTAAATCTCTTGGGGCATTAAGAACATAATGCTTTTCTAGATGCTCCCCAAAGAGGCAATCCCTTGTGGCATAGGGAAAAGCCAAGATTCTTCTATTCTTCTTTATGTTCTCTCAAACTACTATACTAGTCCCAAACTCTAATTATTTTTCCCTTCAAGAATAGCTTCGGATAGAGCAAAGGTGTGGACGAGTTTTTGAAGGATGGAAGGAAGGAGGAATATTCTTTCCTCCCACCTACAAATATTCAAACAACTCCGACAGATATGCTGGTGCAGACATGCATCGAAAAGAGAAGAGGCGAACACCTGCTTGGTAGAGTCCTAAAAAATGCACTTTTTCTTAAATTGGTCTAACTCTAAATAATATTGTTCTCTTTTTTTGATCTAGGTGTGACCGTATCTTGTGGTATGGCCAAGGTCTTACTCAGCTAGCTTATTTACACGGAGAGTCTAGATTTTCGGATCATAGACCAGTATACAGTATTTTCAATGCAGAGGTTGAAATAATAAATTGCAACAGAATCAAGAGCATGGGTTGTAGCTCTCGAATAGAGGTGGAAGAGCTACTACCATACTCACATGGTTTCacagagaattattattgaagtgTCTGCGCAAATTCTAAACCAAGGTCCTAGGCCTTTTCCTGTATTTATTGACCTTCTCTCCTATGCATAAATCAGAGTGAAACATCTGATACTGATGATCAGTTTACCTTTTAAGTGTTATTTATCTTAAACGAATGCAGGGTTGTTCTGCACTCAGGCCCCAACAATGAGCTTCCAAATATGTGGACCCAGTATCAAGCAAAGAAAATAGGTGcttattttttataattcaaCAGATCAAAACTCAGAATTACATAATGATTTCTTTTGTTTATATTCGAAAAGTTGACATTACCTCGTCCAACAACCATATTTTACAAACTACTTTAAAGGTAAGTATTTGATCTTTTGTTTGATCTTATCTGAAAAAACTAGTGTCAGCAGTATTTACTAAGTTCATTTTGCTTGTTGGACGACCAGGAAACATAGACATGTTTCAGACACAGGATAACCAGATTTAGCTGACCAAAGATGAGCAAATAAATATCACTACAAGTGCCTTTCGCAAAAGACATCAGCCACTCAGGAACTGCCAAGCTTGTTTGTTAGTATTGTCCAAGTTTTGATGTCTGGAAGAGTGttgggaatttttttttttccttataggATTAAGACTATTGTGGAGACACTCATTGTCATTTGGATAAAGGAATGTATCACTTGTGTTCATAGAGCATACTTGGGGAGTTGACTGAAGAAGTTTTTGTCATTGATGATCAATGCGGTTGTTTTCTTTTGCtgttgcttcttttttttttaattggaaTAGCAAAAGCATGAAGATGATGTGACAGATTTAGTTGGCATAGTTGAGGACATCAGCTTTGGGAACCTTAAAAAATTGTCTGGAGGAATAGGAAATCTGTATTAAATTGGAGTGTGGTGCTTTTTTGACCTTACCTCATGATACGGTAGAATGGTCAAGAGTTGGGTACCCGACAAAACAAACGGTAAAAACTGAAATGTAGATGAAGAAAGGGGAAAATATAAAAGCTTTTTTTAGTCAGCAAGCAAACGCTCtctttgagaaaaaaaatacatatcTAAAAGTCCATGAGGATCTTAAACAGTAAGCTAAAaggtaaaaaatatatatatatatatatacaaaacagATAAAAAAAATAGGGAAATAAAATGGAAGATGAGAGTTTCTTTTAGGTAAAAAGGAGATTCTTCGCTTTCCTTTTATGTTCAAACAGCAGTACCTTAATCTTACGCGAGTTTACGTAGATGGCCGAGGAAGTCTTCTGGTGAGCTCAGGCACCCACTGCTGCACACTTCATTACGACTTTACACCTCCAAATTGACTAACGAAATAACCTCGGACGACTAAAGTGCAGACACTGCAACTCATACAAAAAAAAGACTAAGTGTACATCGGCAAGGTAAGTAGTTAATTTCTTGTACGAAGTCACGAAGAGTGACGACGACGTCAAGCTGCTTGCTCAGGGAGCGAGGCGAGGTGTCGCACGTACGTAACGCGCAGAGCCAAGCGATCGCGATTTTGGTGCAAGAGTAGCAACTTTTGGATGGTTTCAGTCTTTCAGACAGGGCTTCTTCAAATGTGAAGTCGGCACGGAGACTTAAGACAAAAAATTGTCGttgaaaaatattcttttttttaaaattatttttgacgtCATGATCTACGAGTTTCCCTGACATGCATGAATCATATATGTGGCGTGTGTATCAAGTTGTCAGACGCACTGTGCTGGACACCTTTCAGTGTTACGAGAAATACCTTTCCTACAGTAAGAAATAATGAAGGATCTCTCGACCTTTGTGTCTTAGCATAGGCCATCCGTCATGACTGCATCCAACAGTCATGGAacggtatttttttttttgttagaaacTCAGGTGTCCCACGGCCTGTGGGCCCGTGTCTACTGCCAAAGACTACGGAGTACAATCGGCCCGGTCCTTAACAAGCCCTCGCTGGGCCAGATGCTGCTGCGAAATCTAATAAATCATAATGAAAGATTGAGCACAATGGTCAACGTAGACGGCCGACTAAAAATCTAATTGTCCGAAGAACTTCCGTTTCTTTTGACACCcatcaaggaaaaaaaaaaatcagatggAACAATCCAAGGCCGTGGAATTTCCGCTCGTCACTCTCCGGCCGTTCGTTCTCGCCGATTCCGACGCCCTGATGACGTGGGCCTCCGACGCCCGCGTCACCCTCTTCCAGCGCCGCCACCCGCTCACCGCCATCGACGACGCCCGCCGCTACATCGCCAACCACATCCTCCCCCACCCCTTCTACCGCGCCATCTGCCTCGGCGCCAGCGGCCGCCCCGTCGGCTCCATCTCGGTCCAGCGGTCCAACGAGCCACACCGGGCCTCCGTGGGCTACCGCGTGGCCCAAGATTTCTGGGGCCGCGGGATCGCCACGGCCGCGCTCAGGGCGGTGACGCCGGCCGTGTTCGAGGCTTGGCCGGAGCTGGAAAGGCTGGAGGCGGTGGCGGACGTGGAGAACCCGGCGTCTCAGCGGGTGCTGGAGAAGGCCGGGTTCCACAGGGAGGGCGTGTTGCGGAAGTACGTGATGTTGAAGGGCGAGAGCAGGGACATGGTGATGTACAGCTTCTTGGCTAGCGATCTCTCCAAGCTCTGCTCTGATGCCAGAGTGAATCATGCACCTGGAACATTATAGAATTTTATTCGGTTTGGCGAATAAAATCTTATTGACTTTTGTGTTCGTCCTTGATTTGGGAACAATCACTAGACATTTTACACTCTTAAGGCCCTTTTCAAAATTGTCGGATCTTAGTATTAATCTCAACCTCTAATTGGTCTATCGTCAGGATTAGTTATACTTAAATCCAATTAATTATAGTTAAGATAACAAAAaggataaatatatatattatatgaatcactttttttttttgataataatgaaaaaatacgaggcttttttattttattttattttgtgcttaaaaatatttaaaatacgcTGACTTTTCCTGCTGGGACACAATCCGATTATAATTCGTCGATCAATTTGCCAATTCGACGGCGATGGCGAGGGAAATAAACTAGAAGTGAAACGCTCCAAAAATATTAATGCGCgatcggaaaaataaaataaaataaaaaaaccgGAAAATCTAGTCGTTTAAAATGTCTCGAAAGCACGGTAACCACCCCAATCTCCTCCACGGACCTATTCGCCCCTGCGAGCTCCCCCCTCTTCGTCTCCGCCTCGATCTCGCCTCTCCAACCCTAATCCGACCGCGAAGATCCATTCGCCGCCCTCAATTTCTGTCCCCATTCCGCTCCGATTTCTCGAGAACCCCATCTCAGTTTGAGGTATGCCGGATCCTGCTCTTCCGATCCGCTGCTTCCTTGGGGGTTTCGATCTTTCATTCCTTTTTTGTCATATTACTCTTGTTCTAGGGTAAGAGTCGCGTTCCTCTTTCGTCTGCATCCCATCGGGATTCGTGGGGAGTCAGCATCCCTTATTCTTTGTCTCTCGGCGCGGTTTATCGCCTTGGGTTCGCAGTGATTGTTGTTAGGTGGAGGATTAGGGTTTTTTTGGCATGACCTCGATGGAGAAGGAGAGGATCGCGGTGAAGAAGATTAAAGGAAATGGAGTCTTAGCTATGAAAAAGGCTGATGAATCGATTAGGGAGAAAAAACGGAGATTGATTTTGAGTGATTCCGAGTCGGACTCGGATGATTTTTTGGTTTCTTCAATTCAGGCGGATCGCGGAGGGGCTCAAAATGGAGACATCTCGGTCCGCGGTGAAGGCAATGAGGTGGATCCGATGAAGGAAAAGGCGGACGCGGACAACAGAAAAAAAGATTTGAGGTCAGATGTCGTAAAACAAAATGAAGATGTCGCAGTTACTGATAAGAAAGGAGTTGCTGAGGCAGAGCTCGCCAGAAAGAGCATGCGAGAATCAGCCGATGCTGAGTTTCCTTCAACAAAATTGAAAGAGTCTTGGGAACTAGAAAGAAGGAAACGATCTCTAATTGGAGGTAGCGAAGCCAAAACTTCTATTTCACACACTGTGGATGATGAAACAAGAATAAATGAAGACGAAGATGTTGGTTCTAAAACCCTAATCCCTGCGCAAAGGAAGAAGGGTGGGGTGATAGAGAACCAAGCACTGTCAAATTCACAAAAAAATGGAAAGCTGGCAACTGAAAAGCTCAAGTTGATAGAATCATCAGAAAACGTGAGACTTCATATGACGGATAGAAGAAGCAATGCTGCTGGCGACAGGAGAGCAAAGATTGGGATTTCACGATCCAAAGATGGGATACTGATGGAGGAAAGGAAAGCTGGTGTCTTGAGAGTTCTACCAAGTAATAAGAAAGTAGATGGGCTTGAGAACCATTCGAAAAGGAAATACGAGGACATCTCTACAGACATAAACGCAAGTAGTGTTGCTACCTATGGCGCAGTAAAACAACCATCTCTTTCCCATTGTAGAAGGTTTGATGGTAATTCAAGCCTAGGGGCTACAGTCAGTAGAAATGAAACGAGGAAGCCAAAAAAAGACGTCCTTGAAAAAAGTGAATTCAGTGAGCCAGAAACAGAACAGAAGATTGTTTCTCCTAAAAGAGAAACCAAGGATAGAACTGATATTTCAAAAAGCGAGACTGGTTTGAGAACAAAGAGCAGCTGCAGGGCAGGAACTTCTTTTAAGACAAAACAATTTTCCAAGGATGCAACTGTATCTCGCAGTACTGAGAAGCAAAAACTTAGAGATCAGATAAAAGGCATACTTCTTAATGCTGGTTGGACAATAGATCTGAGACCGAGAAGAGGCAGAAAGTACGAGGATTCTGTTTACATACCTCCTGAAGGCCATGGTGGTTATTGGTCAATCACAAAAGCTTATGCAGTGTATCAGGAACGACTAAACAGAAAGGGTAATGTGGAAGGCGAGATCTCCCGTAGTGGAAACTCTAGAACACCTTCTACATGTAACTCAATTGTACCTCTGGAGTCCCTTGATTTACTGAAGAGAGTTGTTGTTAACAAGAGAAGAAGGGCAGAAGAGTCAGAAGATGATGAAAAAAACAAAAGGAACAAGGTGAAGAGAAAATATGACAAGAGACATTTTATAGATCAGGATACAAAGGGTAAGCTGGCTTCGAACTCAATGTTTTCTGTTAGTACCACATCTCGCAAGAATCTTCACCAACGGAGAAGCAAACAGAGAGGACGTGCCCTGTTGGTTCGTGGTAGTAACCAGGAATCAGAAGCTGACGATGATGATTATGTACCATATGTCTGGAAAAGGACAGTTCTTTCATGGATGATAGATATGGGTGTCTTGCCTATAAATGGAAAAGTGAAGTATATGAACCAGCTAAAGACAAAAACAAAGTTGAAAGGCCAAATAACTCGGCAAGGAATTAATTGTAGCTGTTGCAGTAAAAGTTTTCCTGTATCCAAGTTTGAGCTTCATGCTGGTAGCAGAGTTGTGCAGCTGCAGCCGATGCAAAATATATTTTTGGAGGATGGAGAAACATCCCTGTTCAATTGTCAGATTGAGGCATGGAAAAAGCAGGATGAATCTGAAAGGAGAGGATTCTACACTATCGATGTAACAGGTGATGATCCCAATGATGATACTTGTGGTATCTGCAGTGATGGTGGGTCCTTGATCTGTTGTGATGGTTGCCCGTCAACATTTCATCTGAGTTGTTTGGGCATTGAGGTGCGTCACATGGAATATCACTTAATTTTTGGAACTTCTTATCATATTTCTTTCATATGACAAATATAAAGGTGGTAGAAATGGATATCATTACCCTTTTTTTTTTCATACACGCATATTCTTTCATCTCCATGGCCATTATATTGGCGGATTCTAAAAAGAATGTTGATGGAAAAGTCTTTTTGCAAAATCATCGATTTCTATTACCACCGCCAAGGTTTAAGTTTTGTAACTTTCCTGGTTATTTCATATGCATGAATCCACCTCTTTTTGCTGAATTTTCTCTCATTGTAAGTTCAGTCCTAATATCTTTGTCCTTTGGTTTCATTATTCGTGGTGTTTCACTttcgttgtattttgtttccagAAGCTTCCTCCTGGAGATTGGCACTGTACAAACTGCTGTTGCAGGTATTGTGGGAGGATCTCTACTGATCCCAGTGGAGAATCTGATGCAACAGTTTCCTTAATTCTTTCTTGCCACCAGTGTGAGGCAAAATGTATGAATCCTTAAGTTACTTTCCAAATACATTGTCTCCATGTTTTCTAGAATTCTTGGCGTCACATATATTTGATTTTGCAGACCATGAAGATTGCATTCCCGACAAAGAATCTATTTCTGCCACTTCCAAGAAGTCAACAATTTCTTTTTGTGGTCAAAGTTGTAGAAAGGTACAAATGGATCCTTTTTTGGTTTTGTTTGACCATCTCATGTGAGTTCAAGTTCAATTATCTCCCTTGTtggattttttaaattattcctAGAATAGTTTAGATAAATCAACTTACCAAGTTTTTGTGTGCTTTTTTGATAACTTTGTTACATCAAATGCCTATTTCCATGTGTTTTGATGCATGCCATATCTTTGTTTGGGCGAAAAATATATTGTGATATCATGGTTTGGTTTCATTTCATGCACATTGAGTTATATTGTATTAGGAACAAACATGGGATGGATTTGATATACTAGAAGGTTGTTAGATAAGCATATGATGTTTCTTCCATTTGTAAGAATTCACTTTTTCTGAATAATGCATATGAATTCCTTCTAGTCCCATTTTGTCTTGAAGTAAACATATTTCATGATCAAAACATGGGATCATCCTTGTATGTGAAGGCTAGTGTATTAGTATCCTTATGCTTCTTAAGTGGAGAAACGTCCATAGAATATCTgtttgtaaataaattttatattgcaGATCTTTGCAGACTATTATGTTCAAGATGTAGGAACCtaggaaaaaaaattatcttcTTAATATTTAGGTATTAGTTGATTTTCTTACTGAAGGTTTCAAAGCACAATGTTCATGTATTGTGAcaggttttaaattttgaataatttgtctAAGATCCATTTAGATGACCCAAATAATTGGGATTAACATGGCTCAATCATGATGCTGATCAGGTTCAATTTCTTGGATGCTATCATCTATTCTTTAGGCACTAAGTAAAACATTGACTTTTCTTGCGAGGAACAatcattcaaaaattcaaaatctttAAGTAGCAAAAGTTATGAAGATGATTTTTTAAAGTCTTCTAAAGCTTAAATCTTGAAGTCTTGACTGTCAAAATATGTGTTTCTTTTGGTCCAAGCAGAGTTACAGTAATTCTAATTACTGCAGATTTTCAGAGGATTACAGAAGATTCTTGGGACTAAAAATGAGATTGAAGCAGGATTCTCATGGAGTATTGTTAGACGTTTTGACGAGGATTCCTCTATATCCCCAATAAGGTCACGCCAGATGGTTGAATGCAATTCAATGATTGCTGTTTCCCTTGCAGTTATGGATGAGTGCTTTCTTCCAATTGTTGACCAGAGAAGTGGCATTAACCTTATTCATAATGTTGTGTACAATTGTGGGTAAGtgtctatcataattttttttttctgaacttCACACACTATTTGTTAACTAACAATGGCCTATATATATTTCTGGGTAAGGGGTCTGAAGATATTGTCAATATCCTGGAACAACCAGATTGAGATCAGAGTGGACTAAGTTTCCGCTGTTGGAGATGATCCAGAATGGAACTTATATTAACTTGAAGTTCCTTTTATACTATTTTCGCTGACTCTTTATCTTTCCTATTAATGACTTTCTAATGCTCTCGCTGAGTCTTTATTTTCCCTGCTCTCGCTGACTCTTTATCTTCCTAGTGTATATTTGGATGTAGATTTATGGATTAATTGCGAATTATTTATGGATGTAGATTGGGGGCCTGTCTAAGAAAAGAGGGCATTGATCCAGGGCCAAATGGATCAGGCTCACCCAATTGGCATAATGGGCCTATCTTTGGTTGGTGAAATCTAGATGGGGCGTGCCTCCGACCGGCTTGAGTCTGTAGAGAGGCATCTTATACCAATCTGGGCGTCACATAACCGGTCAGAAGGCTACATCCAACCGGTTAACACACGGTCGAGAGGACCAATGGATATCCATTATGTAGGAGCGAGGAGTATCTGGCCTAGAAACACCCGATCGAGAGTGGTGCCTCAGCCAGGCGATGCCCAATCGAACAAACCTATGGGGAGTCAATTGGGCAAGGTCCGATTGGTTGGATCAGACAAGCCATACACTGACCAGTTAGAAGTTTGCTTCTCCTATCGCGGCTGATTAGGGTAAGTTATCTTCATCTTTACTTTGACCTCCATCCAAGCGCATATCTTGACGGGGGACATGTGGAGGCTCCTCCTATTCCGACACATCACAAGCCTCCTTGTCAAGTTCAGTCGAAGGAGGTGGAAGCCCGATCGACTGGATGAGTCGAGTTAGTCAAGGGTCACCTCAATGATGCCATGCGGGAGGGGTGTAAATCTCTTGTATTTATGAGAAACATGTGTTGAGAGATTGTGTATTAATGAGGCGTCAACTAATCATAGGTCATGGATTGGGCGTAGGGCATGTCGTCGATGTTCTTTTCCAAAGTCGCGTCGGATTATGTGATTGGATGGAATAATTGTGTTTAACTAGGGTAATGATTTGCAAggattttcttaatttttgtGCCCGATGGGATGACATAGAAACAATCCCGCCTCTTTTCCTGTTTATTCGTCTTCTGCCTTGCTCCTACTTCAGGCCACTGCGCCCGACGATCTTTCGTAATTCCCCTCCGTTTGCCTTTTGATCCTTTTTTCGTCCTTAATCCATGGCCCATGGCCACCTTCTCTCTCCCAATATAAGTGGACTCATTCGTCCCTCACCGGAGAGGTCTGCACCGAAATGCGGCTATCCTTCGACATTTCAACTGACCATTAGATTCATATACTGAATACGGATCAAGTGCCATACATGCCTCCACTGGATTTCCTCACCTTTTCCGTTCAATTAGAAAGTGGTCTTCGTTTTCCAACCCCTGAATTTTTAGGGAAGTATTGGAGTATTTTTAGATTCCTCTCCATCAGTTAGCTCCAAATGCTTTTAAGATCCTAAGCAGGAAAGCAGTGATCTTCAGACTTTACCAAATATGCCCctcattttttttcattatttttatcatCCAAAATGGACGCAGCTTGGGGCTTTCCACTTCATGGCCTTGGACGAGTTTCCCTCGTCTCACAAGGGGTGGAAAAGTCAGTTTTTTTACATAAAGCCACCAACTCCCTTTATTTTCTTGATCGGCTAGCAAGTAGAACTGCCAAACCCACTGTCACTCAGACGATACAAGAAGGATTCCGAGTATAGGAGGGCCCTGGAGCTGCTGACCAACATGTGCTTCAATGCGATCAAGATAATTGAGAACGAGAGCTTATCGTACCGTGCTTGACTGAGCTCGAATGTCGCCGATCTAGAGATGTCGCTCAGTAAATCCTACAGTATACCTTCCTTCTGTGAATAATAATGGTCCTTTTTTGATGTAGGTGTCACCATGTTGAATTTTTCGATAAACAAGCAAGTGAAGTGGGATCGAGCAACCTTACAAGCACTCCTGATGCCGGAAGTTTCTGAAGATACTGCAAACGACGCAGAGAGTGAAGCTGAGATGCCTCCCTCCCAATCTCCGATGGGTATCGGATTTGAGGGAGAATCGTCTAGCTGAGTGGGGGAAATCAGGGAGAGTTCCCAAGAAGCACTCGGTCGTTTGGTTGGATCCGTGGAAGCTGTGCCACCATCTCCTCATCTCTCGGATGTGACAATGGAGACCCTACTTCAATCTATTGAGGCAATGTTGTCATTCGAGGAGATCGTCGAAGGTACTGAAGAGACTGCCTCAGTGTCTACCCCTCAAGCTCCTGCTCAACAGAAGAAACGCAAGCACCGAGCGCCTTCTAGTCGGAGGGACACGACAGCCGAGCCACATGCCCT contains:
- the LOC122012213 gene encoding type IV inositol polyphosphate 5-phosphatase 7-like, coding for MKDGNSKKSKSSWSKTVRKWFNIKNNPGDFQADDDVFGRGDGEWRTNFMERDTSTVKKSRTERLYEKNTNHVRRGRFDVDAAHVTDVKDYKIFVSTWNVGGKSPTKNLNLEEWIHTSPPADIYVLGFQEIVPLNAGNVLGSEDNIPAKKWLALIRRTLNTLPSTDGCGDGCGLPSPIPNPLVEMDADFEGSSIRQMNSSFFHRRSFHSMSCSSRIDNDVMVMQPRLDRRFSVCDRVSIKSRPSNFDPYFNFGASPYDEVVGGEISSYSDFCSPMSYSCGVPRHMEERDRFSVLSSSRYCLVASKQMVGIFLTIWVQSEIRSNIKNLKVSCVGRGLMGYLGNKGSIAISMLLHRTSFCFICTHLTSGEKEGDELRRNSDVIEILRKTKFPRVHKAFNEMSPETILDHDRIMWLGDLNYRIALSYQLAKALVEMHNWRALLEKDQLRIEQRCGRVFEGWKEGGIFFPPTYKYSNNSDRYAGADMHRKEKRRTPAWCDRILWYGQGLTQLAYLHGESRFSDHRPVYSIFNAEVEIINCNRIKSMGCSSRIEVEELLPYSHGFTENYY
- the LOC122012027 gene encoding uncharacterized N-acetyltransferase p20-like, encoding MEQSKAVEFPLVTLRPFVLADSDALMTWASDARVTLFQRRHPLTAIDDARRYIANHILPHPFYRAICLGASGRPVGSISVQRSNEPHRASVGYRVAQDFWGRGIATAALRAVTPAVFEAWPELERLEAVADVENPASQRVLEKAGFHREGVLRKYVMLKGESRDMVMYSFLASDLSKLCSDARVNHAPGTL